From a region of the Impatiens glandulifera chromosome 4, dImpGla2.1, whole genome shotgun sequence genome:
- the LOC124935349 gene encoding poly [ADP-ribose] polymerase tankyrase-1-like, which produces MSPLEMQNYLISSDDESSSDDESSTSTDDSSSSDEVDSFFLGDINELKAAIENRIHPHFKEIAAAIKERDVCSLSVALDNFEGNIDEHLIDGETALHYACKKYSRPCFKPLHEATVSRNINVIRLLLEVGASNPDGINIMLHSLDVFGETPLHQAATYGNVKVVQLLLQCGASTRIKNDDGKIPYELAKPNSDIKSLLERNL; this is translated from the exons ATGTCGCCATTAGAGATgcaaaattatttgattagtaGTGACGACGAAAGCAGTAGTGACGACGAAAGCAGTACTAGCACTGACGATAGTAGTAGTAGTGACGAAGTAGACTCATTTTTTTTGGGTGATATCAACGAATTGAAGGCGGCAATTGAGAATAGAATTCATCCCCACTTTAAGGAAATCGCTGCCGCTATTAAAGAAAGGGATGTTTGTAGCCTTAGTGTTGCCCTAG ATAATTTTGAGGGAAATATTGACGAACATTTAATAGACGGAGAAACTGCTCTTCATTATGCATGTAAAAAATATAGTCGGCCGTGTTTTAAG cCTCTACATGAAGCAACCGTTAGTAGAAATATCAATGTTATTAGATTATTGCTCGAAGTTGGAGCTAGTAATCCAGATGGTATAAACATAATGCTACATTCGCTAGATGTATTCGGTGAAACG CCTCTTCATCAAGCAGCAACATATGGAAACGTTAAAGTTGTACAATTATTGTTACAATGTGGAGCTTCTACCAGGATAAAAAATGATGATGGAAag aTACCATATGAGTTGGCTAAACCTAATTCCGATATCAAAAGTCTACTTGAAAGAAATctttga